In one window of Haemophilus parainfluenzae DNA:
- the citG gene encoding triphosphoribosyl-dephospho-CoA synthase CitG, whose protein sequence is MTISLNHFSTDGTEISLEQLLTAREERANLQQQLLTQYGQTLLCVTLTAVGGVKKNALLDYVFTKTLENLTALFMQLNITPTKEIVRPLATGHEAFFVLPINGRALKAATIELEENVPLARLWDLDVFDAKGNLLSRSDFALPPRVCLVCGNEAKICARTRKHAVDEIVAEMQSRAQRHYIAEYIGGQAYSALVQEARLSPKPGLVDTINNGSHKDMNLHTFEQSAVSLRPFFTQFVLKGMTTAHLPEKQILAEIRPIGLSAEKSMFEATNGINTHKGAIFSFGLVCTAMGRLLAQQNVIQSSVKFDINSICSLVAQFAQGLTDELKHYPEHFPVTAGVRLFRKYGLTGARGEAESGFNLIRTLLPQFDEFHQLDGEHRLLILLLHLMATNPDTNVVHRGGLDGLNFIQHTARDLLADHKIVLDKNILIQALMKFDIACIELNLSSGGSADLLALAIFFLSFRGN, encoded by the coding sequence ATGACAATTTCCCTAAATCATTTTTCTACCGATGGAACCGAAATTTCTCTCGAACAGCTTTTAACGGCGCGTGAAGAACGAGCAAATTTGCAGCAACAACTGTTAACCCAATATGGGCAAACCTTGCTTTGTGTTACCTTAACAGCAGTAGGCGGAGTGAAGAAAAATGCTCTATTAGATTATGTCTTTACAAAAACACTAGAAAATCTGACCGCACTTTTTATGCAGTTGAATATCACGCCCACAAAGGAAATTGTTCGTCCGTTAGCAACGGGGCATGAGGCGTTTTTTGTGTTGCCGATTAATGGTCGTGCGCTGAAAGCAGCAACGATTGAATTGGAGGAAAACGTACCTCTTGCCCGTTTATGGGATTTGGATGTATTCGATGCGAAAGGCAATCTGCTGAGCCGCTCAGATTTTGCTCTTCCGCCAAGAGTCTGCCTAGTGTGTGGCAATGAAGCGAAAATCTGTGCCAGAACTCGTAAACACGCCGTTGATGAAATTGTGGCAGAAATGCAATCCCGCGCCCAACGCCATTATATCGCGGAATATATCGGTGGTCAGGCTTATTCAGCATTGGTGCAAGAAGCACGCTTGTCGCCGAAACCGGGGTTGGTGGATACCATCAACAACGGTTCGCACAAAGACATGAACCTGCATACCTTTGAGCAAAGTGCGGTAAGTTTACGCCCTTTTTTTACACAATTCGTACTCAAAGGCATGACCACCGCCCATTTGCCTGAAAAACAAATCTTAGCAGAGATTCGTCCAATTGGTCTATCAGCAGAAAAGTCAATGTTTGAAGCAACAAATGGCATTAACACCCATAAGGGAGCTATTTTTTCCTTCGGCTTGGTGTGTACTGCAATGGGGCGTTTATTAGCTCAACAAAATGTAATTCAAAGTTCGGTAAAGTTTGATATAAACTCAATCTGCTCACTTGTTGCCCAATTTGCTCAAGGTTTAACAGATGAACTCAAACATTATCCCGAGCATTTTCCAGTCACAGCCGGCGTACGCTTATTCAGAAAATACGGTTTAACCGGCGCTCGTGGTGAAGCGGAAAGTGGTTTTAATCTTATTCGAACGTTGTTACCTCAATTTGATGAGTTTCATCAATTGGATGGAGAACATCGTTTACTGATTCTGTTGTTGCATTTAATGGCGACCAATCCTGACACTAACGTGGTTCACCGTGGCGGTTTGGATGGGTTAAATTTTATACAACACACAGCTCGAGATCTGCTTGCAGATCATAAAATTGTATTAGATAAAAATATACTGATACAAGCATTAATGAAATTTGACATCGCCTGTATTGAACTAAATTTAAGTTCAGGTGGTAGTGCTGATTTACTAGCACTGGCAATTTTCTTTTTATCATTTAGAGGTAATTAA
- a CDS encoding anion permease, which translates to MALSKNAKLAILAVIPLITFLLPAPEGLSLIAWRLLGVYIATIVGLVIKPYGEPVILLAAIAVSGIIIGNTEGAKELVKVGNMLDGYKSGTTWLIFTAFTLSSAFVITGLGKRIAYHMIGAMGSTTLRLGYVTMFLDLLLSPATPSNTARSGGIIFPIINSVAVALGSDPEKSPKKAGRYLMMNVYMVVKTTSYIFLTAMAPNALALSLMAPILGFETTWIKWFLAASVPGLICLFLIPLICYWVSPPELKEVDNKAIAKKGLEELGPMSFREKALSVLFVIALFGWIFSDTLHVNATIVAIIVMVLCIMLSIVTWDDILKSKGAWNTLVWYGGIIGMSGLLEKAGFFKWLANTLSTTLQFEGHGMMALIVILTLSVAVRYLFASGGAYVAAMVPVFATVGHVAGAPAELLALGLVFANAYGGSVTHYGGGPGPIAFGAGYNDIKSWWIAGAIIAFGSLIIHLTIGMAWWELLISLGWL; encoded by the coding sequence ATGGCATTATCAAAAAATGCAAAATTGGCGATCTTAGCGGTTATCCCTTTGATCACCTTCTTATTGCCTGCTCCAGAGGGGCTTTCTCTGATTGCTTGGCGTTTACTCGGGGTTTACATTGCTACTATTGTCGGGCTTGTAATAAAGCCTTACGGAGAACCAGTAATTTTACTCGCAGCAATTGCTGTTTCAGGTATCATTATAGGTAATACGGAAGGCGCAAAAGAATTAGTCAAAGTAGGGAATATGTTGGATGGTTATAAATCAGGCACAACATGGCTTATCTTTACAGCTTTTACCTTAAGCTCAGCATTTGTAATTACTGGATTAGGCAAACGAATTGCCTATCACATGATTGGCGCCATGGGTAGCACGACCCTGCGACTTGGTTATGTCACCATGTTCTTGGATTTACTGCTTTCACCTGCAACGCCATCTAATACAGCGCGTTCAGGCGGTATCATATTTCCAATCATTAACAGTGTGGCGGTAGCGCTTGGTTCAGATCCTGAAAAAAGCCCGAAGAAGGCCGGTCGTTATTTGATGATGAACGTATATATGGTGGTAAAAACCACGTCCTACATTTTCTTAACCGCAATGGCGCCTAATGCTCTCGCACTTTCATTAATGGCTCCAATTTTGGGGTTTGAAACTACTTGGATTAAATGGTTCTTGGCCGCCTCTGTGCCTGGTTTAATTTGCTTATTCTTAATCCCATTAATTTGTTACTGGGTCTCTCCACCTGAATTAAAAGAAGTCGATAACAAAGCTATTGCAAAAAAAGGTTTAGAAGAATTGGGGCCAATGTCTTTCCGTGAAAAAGCACTTAGCGTGTTGTTTGTCATTGCCTTATTCGGTTGGATCTTCTCTGATACGCTTCATGTGAATGCGACTATCGTAGCCATTATCGTAATGGTTCTTTGCATTATGTTAAGTATTGTAACGTGGGATGATATTCTAAAAAGTAAAGGGGCATGGAACACCTTAGTCTGGTATGGTGGTATCATTGGTATGTCGGGTTTACTGGAAAAAGCTGGATTCTTTAAATGGTTGGCTAACACATTAAGTACCACGCTTCAATTTGAAGGACATGGCATGATGGCTCTCATCGTGATTCTGACTTTAAGCGTTGCAGTACGTTATTTATTTGCTTCAGGCGGTGCATACGTAGCAGCAATGGTACCTGTATTTGCAACTGTTGGGCACGTTGCGGGAGCCCCTGCTGAGTTACTTGCACTAGGCTTAGTTTTTGCCAACGCTTACGGTGGTTCTGTAACGCACTATGGTGGTGGCCCTGGACCAATTGCATTTGGCGCGGGCTATAATGACATTAAATCTTGGTGGATCGCTGGCGCAATCATTGCATTTGGTAGCTTAATTATCCACTTAACTATCGGTATGGCATGGTGGGAATTATTAATTAGCTTAGGTTGGTTATAA
- the manA gene encoding mannose-6-phosphate isomerase, class I: MIYRLTGQVQHYAWGGKNYIASLIGLNSVKDQPCAEWWLGAHPLAPSEIENVVGKQSLIEFLSQNPTALGQTSRQQFDDELPYLLKILDVEKPLSIQLHPTKAQAEKGFEAENVKGIALTDSTRTYKDRNHKPEMMIALSDFWLLHGFKTKSQILATLNARPSLQSLAEKLGTQSLDEFYADVMLADQSTLANWLLPIIEINQQPYKNGELTLDNLDYWVLYTMEAIAISPEKLDAGLVCFYLFNIVHLKEGEGIFQDAGIPHAYLRGQNVELMACSDNVIRGGLTPKYVDIAELLKIVDCREVTPQIISAAPQNQSEFTYKTPVKDFALAQIRVEPEQHTKVNLQSAGILLVMNGELKIQEKSTALTLKQGESAFITADSNVEIMSEKGGYAFLAKLP; this comes from the coding sequence ATGATTTATCGATTAACAGGCCAAGTACAGCATTATGCATGGGGCGGAAAAAACTATATTGCATCATTGATTGGATTAAATTCAGTGAAAGATCAACCTTGTGCAGAGTGGTGGTTAGGTGCTCATCCATTGGCGCCTTCAGAGATTGAGAATGTAGTAGGCAAACAATCCCTAATTGAATTTTTATCGCAAAATCCGACCGCACTTGGGCAAACTAGCCGTCAGCAATTTGATGATGAACTCCCTTATTTGTTAAAAATTTTAGATGTTGAAAAGCCGTTATCGATTCAATTGCATCCAACTAAAGCCCAAGCTGAAAAGGGCTTTGAGGCTGAAAACGTAAAAGGGATTGCATTAACAGACAGCACGCGGACTTATAAAGATAGAAATCATAAACCAGAAATGATGATTGCCTTATCTGATTTCTGGCTTTTACATGGTTTTAAAACAAAATCTCAAATACTTGCCACATTAAATGCACGCCCTTCTTTGCAATCTTTGGCTGAAAAACTTGGCACACAAAGCCTTGATGAATTTTATGCGGATGTAATGTTGGCGGATCAATCAACGCTCGCAAATTGGCTATTACCCATTATTGAAATCAATCAACAGCCTTATAAAAATGGCGAGTTGACGCTGGATAACCTTGATTATTGGGTGCTATATACGATGGAAGCGATTGCGATTTCACCTGAAAAATTAGATGCAGGCTTGGTGTGTTTTTATCTCTTTAATATCGTGCATTTAAAAGAAGGAGAGGGTATTTTCCAAGATGCGGGTATTCCTCATGCTTATCTTCGCGGACAAAACGTGGAGTTAATGGCCTGTTCTGATAATGTGATTCGAGGTGGCTTAACACCAAAATATGTCGATATTGCCGAATTATTAAAAATTGTGGATTGTCGTGAAGTGACACCTCAAATTATCTCAGCAGCACCTCAAAATCAGTCAGAATTTACTTATAAAACGCCAGTAAAAGATTTTGCTTTAGCTCAAATTCGTGTTGAACCAGAACAGCATACTAAAGTGAATCTTCAAAGTGCGGGCATTTTATTGGTGATGAACGGTGAGCTAAAAATTCAAGAAAAATCAACCGCACTTACGTTGAAGCAAGGTGAGTCAGCATTTATTACAGCGGATTCTAATGTTGAAATAATGAGTGAAAAAGGCGGTTATGCCTTTTTGGCAAAATTGCCATAA
- the crr gene encoding PTS glucose transporter subunit IIA, which yields MGLFDKLFGSKENKAVEVEIYAPLSGEIVNIEDVPDVVFSEKIVGDGIAIRPTGDKIVAPVDGIIGKIFETNHAFSMESKEGVELFVHFGIDTVELKGEGFTRIAQEGQSVKRGDTVIEFDLATLESKAKSVLTPVVISNMDEISCIEKKSGEVIAGESVVLSLTK from the coding sequence ATGGGCTTATTTGACAAATTATTTGGTTCAAAAGAAAATAAAGCTGTGGAAGTGGAAATTTATGCGCCACTTTCTGGTGAGATTGTGAATATCGAAGATGTACCGGATGTTGTTTTCTCTGAAAAAATCGTGGGTGATGGTATCGCAATTCGCCCAACAGGTGACAAAATTGTGGCGCCTGTTGATGGTATTATTGGTAAAATTTTTGAAACCAACCATGCATTTTCAATGGAATCAAAAGAGGGAGTTGAATTATTCGTTCACTTTGGCATTGATACTGTTGAATTAAAAGGTGAAGGATTCACTCGTATTGCACAAGAAGGGCAAAGCGTAAAACGTGGTGATACAGTAATTGAATTTGATTTAGCAACATTAGAATCAAAAGCGAAATCAGTTTTAACCCCCGTGGTTATTTCTAACATGGACGAAATTTCATGCATTGAGAAAAAATCTGGTGAGGTGATTGCTGGAGAGTCTGTTGTTCTAAGTTTAACAAAATAA
- the ptsI gene encoding phosphoenolpyruvate-protein phosphotransferase PtsI codes for MITGIPASPGIVFGKALVLKEEKIVLDFQKISEDQIESEVARFYAGREAAVEQLNSIHQRALKSLGEEKAAIFEGHLMILEDEELEEEIIDYLRSHKVNASVAASKIIDQQVEMLSEIDDEYLKERAGDIRDIGNRLIKNILGMHIVDLGDITEESILVAYDLTPSETAQLNLEKVLGFITDIGGRTSHTSIMARSLELPAIVGTNDVTARVNTGDYLILDAVNNRVYVNPTQSEIDELKTVEAKLAEEKAELAKLKDLLAVTLDGHKVEVVANIGTIRDCEGVHRNGAEGVGLYRTEFLFMDRDQLPSEEEQFIAYKEVVEAMEGRLVVLRTMDIGGDKELPYLNLPKEMNPFLGWRAIRIALNRREILHAQLRAVLRASAFGKLAVMFPMIISVEEIRELKSVLETLKAELRAEGKAFDESIQVGVMVETPSAAVNAKFLAKEVDFFSIGTNDLTQYTLAVDRGNELISHLYNPMSPSVLGLIKQVIDASHAEGKWTGMCGELAGDERATLLLLGMGLDEFSMSAISVPRIKKLVRHVNYQEVKALADEALQKPTSAEIEQLIQAFLAEKSLN; via the coding sequence ATGATTACAGGTATCCCAGCATCGCCAGGTATCGTTTTTGGTAAAGCTTTAGTATTAAAAGAAGAAAAAATTGTTCTGGATTTCCAAAAAATTTCAGAAGATCAAATCGAGTCAGAAGTTGCTCGTTTTTATGCGGGCCGTGAAGCAGCCGTTGAGCAACTTAATTCTATTCATCAACGCGCATTAAAATCTTTAGGTGAAGAAAAAGCGGCTATCTTCGAAGGCCATTTAATGATCCTTGAAGATGAAGAATTAGAAGAAGAGATTATTGATTATCTTCGTTCACATAAAGTGAATGCGAGTGTGGCAGCAAGTAAAATCATTGATCAACAAGTTGAAATGTTGTCTGAAATTGATGATGAATACTTAAAAGAACGTGCGGGTGATATTCGTGATATCGGTAATCGTTTAATCAAAAATATTTTAGGTATGCACATTGTCGATCTTGGTGATATTACCGAAGAATCTATCCTTGTGGCTTACGATTTAACTCCGTCTGAAACCGCTCAATTAAACTTAGAAAAAGTATTAGGTTTTATCACGGATATTGGTGGTAGAACATCTCACACCTCTATTATGGCTCGCTCACTTGAATTACCGGCTATTGTTGGGACAAATGATGTGACCGCGCGAGTGAATACCGGTGATTATCTTATTTTAGATGCCGTGAACAACCGTGTTTACGTGAATCCGACTCAATCTGAAATCGATGAATTAAAAACGGTAGAAGCAAAACTCGCTGAAGAAAAAGCAGAATTAGCAAAATTAAAAGATTTACTGGCAGTGACCCTTGATGGTCATAAAGTTGAAGTGGTTGCGAATATTGGTACGATTCGTGATTGCGAAGGTGTACACCGTAATGGTGCAGAAGGGGTCGGCTTATACCGTACTGAATTCCTCTTTATGGATCGTGACCAATTGCCAAGCGAAGAAGAGCAATTCATTGCTTATAAAGAAGTGGTTGAAGCAATGGAAGGTCGTCTAGTGGTATTACGTACCATGGATATTGGCGGTGATAAAGAGCTGCCATATTTAAATTTACCAAAAGAAATGAACCCATTCTTAGGATGGCGTGCGATACGTATTGCCCTTAATCGTCGTGAGATTTTACATGCGCAATTAAGAGCGGTATTACGTGCTTCTGCATTTGGTAAACTTGCCGTGATGTTCCCGATGATTATTTCGGTAGAAGAAATTCGTGAGTTAAAATCTGTGCTTGAAACGTTAAAAGCCGAATTACGTGCAGAAGGTAAGGCTTTTGATGAAAGCATTCAAGTAGGTGTTATGGTTGAAACGCCATCTGCAGCAGTGAATGCGAAATTCTTAGCGAAAGAAGTAGATTTCTTTAGTATTGGTACAAACGATTTAACCCAATATACCTTAGCCGTTGACCGTGGTAACGAACTAATTTCTCACTTATATAATCCAATGTCACCTTCAGTACTTGGTTTGATTAAACAAGTCATTGATGCCTCTCATGCAGAAGGCAAATGGACGGGGATGTGTGGCGAGTTAGCCGGTGATGAACGTGCTACTTTATTGTTGCTCGGCATGGGCTTAGATGAGTTTAGTATGAGTGCAATTTCTGTACCTCGTATTAAAAAATTAGTGCGTCATGTGAATTATCAAGAGGTAAAAGCCTTGGCGGATGAAGCATTACAAAAACCAACATCTGCTGAAATTGAACAATTAATTCAGGCTTTTTTAGCAGAAAAATCGTTAAACTAG
- the ptsH gene encoding phosphocarrier protein Hpr, with protein sequence MFSKDVEITAPNGLHTRPAAQFVKEAKAFASDVTVTSAGKSASAKSLFKLQTLGLTQGTVITISAEGEDEQQAVEHLVALIPTLE encoded by the coding sequence ATGTTCTCAAAAGATGTAGAGATTACGGCTCCTAATGGTTTACATACTCGCCCTGCGGCACAGTTCGTAAAAGAAGCAAAAGCTTTTGCTTCGGATGTAACTGTTACTTCTGCAGGCAAGAGTGCAAGTGCTAAAAGCTTATTTAAGCTACAAACCTTAGGTTTGACGCAAGGAACTGTAATTACCATCTCGGCAGAAGGTGAAGACGAACAACAAGCCGTTGAACATTTAGTAGCATTAATTCCTACTTTAGAATAA
- the rsgA gene encoding small ribosomal subunit biogenesis GTPase RsgA, with protein MSKRKLTQNQTRRIQSNNAKALHRHKKKEVEWQDDMLGESQDGIVVTRYSVHADVENAQGEIFRCNLRRTLSSLVVGDKVIWRQGNEQLQGVSGVIEAIHPRQNEIARPDYYDGLKPIAANIDRIIIVSAVVPVLSLNIIDRYLVVCENAGIEPVIVVNKGDLLDAEQEQEVESQLQIYRDIGYQTIIISAETGKNMEKLTALLSDGTSIFVGQSGVGKSSLINHILPTVNAQVGGISETSGLGQHTTTSSRLYHLPQGGNLIDSPGIREFGLWHLEPDQITKGYREFQYFLGTCKFRDCKHLNDPGCALREAVEAGRISPIRYENYHRLIESLSETKSQRHFSV; from the coding sequence ATGAGCAAACGTAAACTAACGCAAAATCAAACTCGTCGAATTCAATCAAATAACGCGAAAGCCTTGCATCGCCACAAGAAGAAAGAAGTGGAATGGCAAGATGATATGCTAGGTGAAAGCCAAGATGGGATAGTCGTTACGCGTTATTCGGTGCATGCCGATGTGGAAAATGCACAAGGCGAAATTTTCCGTTGTAATTTACGTCGTACACTTTCTAGTCTTGTGGTTGGAGACAAAGTGATTTGGCGACAAGGCAATGAACAGCTCCAAGGAGTGAGTGGGGTGATTGAAGCCATTCACCCAAGACAAAATGAAATTGCTCGCCCAGATTATTATGATGGGTTGAAACCAATAGCTGCTAATATCGATCGTATTATTATTGTTTCTGCGGTAGTGCCGGTACTTTCACTCAATATTATCGATCGTTATTTAGTGGTGTGTGAAAATGCCGGGATCGAACCTGTCATTGTGGTGAATAAAGGCGATTTACTGGATGCCGAGCAAGAGCAGGAAGTGGAAAGTCAATTACAGATTTACCGGGATATTGGTTATCAGACCATCATCATTTCTGCTGAAACCGGAAAAAATATGGAAAAATTGACCGCACTTTTAAGTGATGGCACATCCATTTTTGTGGGGCAGTCAGGGGTAGGTAAATCCAGTTTAATTAACCATATTTTACCAACAGTTAATGCGCAGGTAGGCGGTATCAGTGAAACCTCAGGCTTAGGGCAACATACCACGACTTCTTCTCGTTTATACCACTTACCACAAGGCGGCAATTTGATTGATTCACCGGGTATTCGTGAGTTTGGTTTATGGCATTTGGAGCCAGATCAGATCACCAAAGGATATCGTGAATTTCAATATTTCTTAGGGACGTGCAAATTCCGAGATTGTAAGCATTTGAACGATCCTGGCTGTGCATTACGAGAAGCGGTAGAGGCAGGGCGGATTTCACCAATACGCTATGAAAATTATCATCGCCTTATTGAAAGCCTGAGTGAGACAAAATCACAACGTCATTTTTCTGTGTAG
- the orn gene encoding oligoribonuclease, translating to MQLDKQNLIWIDLEMTGLDPEKERILEIATIVTDKDLNILAEGPVIAVHQSDELLNKMSEWCVKTHTANGLVERVKASKLTERAAELQTLDFLKRWVPKGASPICGNSIAQDKRFLYKYMPDLADYFHYRHVDVSTLKELASRWKPEILDGFKKGNTHLALDDIRESIKELAYYREHFINLG from the coding sequence ATGCAATTAGATAAACAAAATCTGATTTGGATCGATTTAGAAATGACAGGATTAGATCCTGAAAAAGAACGCATTCTTGAAATCGCAACCATTGTGACCGATAAAGATCTCAATATTTTAGCTGAAGGACCTGTGATTGCAGTTCATCAAAGTGATGAATTATTAAACAAAATGTCGGAATGGTGCGTAAAAACCCACACAGCTAACGGCTTAGTGGAACGTGTTAAAGCGAGCAAACTCACCGAACGTGCAGCAGAATTACAAACATTAGATTTTTTAAAACGCTGGGTGCCGAAAGGTGCTTCACCGATTTGTGGCAACAGCATCGCACAGGATAAACGCTTTCTTTACAAATATATGCCTGATTTAGCGGATTATTTCCACTATCGTCATGTGGATGTCAGCACATTAAAAGAATTGGCTTCTCGCTGGAAACCAGAAATTTTAGATGGATTTAAAAAAGGTAATACCCATCTAGCTCTTGATGATATTCGTGAATCAATTAAAGAGTTAGCTTACTACCGTGAGCACTTTATTAATCTGGGTTGA
- the tsaE gene encoding tRNA (adenosine(37)-N6)-threonylcarbamoyltransferase complex ATPase subunit type 1 TsaE has product MTELTQYIPDEGTMLRFGKKLAEVLVKQPKDNAIVLYFNGDLGAGKTTLTRGMVQGLGYQGNVKSPTYTLVEEYSIAGKMIYHFDLYRLADPEELEFMGIRDYFSQNCICLIEWAEKGEGILPEADLLVNIDYYDDARNITLIAQNSVGEHILAQL; this is encoded by the coding sequence ATGACCGAATTAACCCAATACATTCCTGATGAAGGCACTATGCTCCGTTTTGGTAAAAAACTCGCAGAAGTGTTGGTAAAACAACCGAAAGATAACGCTATTGTGCTTTATTTTAATGGCGATCTTGGTGCAGGTAAAACCACCCTGACTCGTGGAATGGTGCAAGGTTTAGGCTACCAAGGCAATGTCAAAAGTCCTACTTATACGTTAGTGGAAGAATATAGCATTGCAGGGAAAATGATTTATCACTTTGATTTATATCGTCTTGCCGATCCTGAAGAACTGGAATTTATGGGTATTCGTGATTATTTCAGCCAAAATTGTATCTGCTTAATCGAATGGGCAGAAAAAGGTGAAGGTATCTTGCCTGAGGCTGATTTATTGGTGAATATTGACTATTACGACGATGCTCGAAACATTACGCTAATTGCTCAAAACTCAGTAGGCGAGCATATTTTGGCACAACTATAA
- a CDS encoding N-acetylmuramoyl-L-alanine amidase: protein MKAKFSFLFGIFSLISTNVFAAPQWTIAIDPGHGGKDPGAIGKNLGIYEKNVTLSIARELKALLDKDPNFKGVLTRSSDYYISVPERSEIARKFKANFLISIHADSSLNPNQRGASVWVLSNRRANDEIGQWLEDDEKRSDLLGGTGKVLLSHNDKYLDQTVLDLQFGHSQRTGYELGNSILRRFSRVTPLSRSMPQHASLGVLRSPDIPSVLVETGFLSNMEEEQKLNTITYRRRIAYMIYEGLVAYRNGNLKTIVVLPSDEQDSKSTKLNNQNNENNEKSDRTSDVKDSGIRHKVKSGESIGSLANKYDVKVSEIIELNKLKRKELWLNETIKIPDNGKGKKAEEPTKKEEKNAEKSDRTSSVKDSGVRHKVKPGESIGSLANKYDVKVSEIIELNKLKRKELWLNETIKIPDNGKGKKIEEKPKSNDKAKADNKGKNSKIVEAEKAVSKKDKKQEKTESKKEPEKKGNDKKDASSKGNEKKDNGKKEIPLYHTVKADQTLYGISREYNVPVNRLLKLNPILKNGKIVTGQKIKLKEK, encoded by the coding sequence ATGAAAGCAAAATTTTCGTTTCTTTTTGGAATATTTTCTCTAATTTCTACTAACGTATTTGCCGCACCACAATGGACAATTGCCATTGATCCCGGCCATGGCGGTAAAGATCCTGGTGCAATCGGAAAAAATTTAGGTATTTATGAAAAGAATGTCACGCTTTCTATTGCTCGAGAACTAAAAGCTTTATTAGATAAGGATCCTAATTTCAAAGGTGTCTTAACACGTAGTAGCGATTACTACATTTCTGTTCCTGAGCGCTCTGAAATTGCACGAAAATTTAAAGCAAATTTTCTTATTTCAATTCATGCCGACTCTTCGTTAAACCCTAACCAACGTGGAGCGTCTGTCTGGGTACTCTCCAATCGCCGTGCTAATGATGAAATTGGGCAATGGTTAGAAGATGATGAAAAACGTTCAGATCTTCTCGGAGGCACGGGTAAAGTACTTTTAAGCCACAATGATAAATATTTAGATCAAACAGTGCTCGATTTGCAATTTGGACATAGTCAACGTACTGGCTATGAGTTAGGAAATAGTATTTTACGTCGTTTTTCACGTGTAACACCTTTAAGCCGAAGCATGCCTCAACATGCTAGCCTTGGCGTATTACGTTCACCGGATATTCCTTCTGTTCTCGTGGAAACGGGGTTTCTTTCTAATATGGAAGAAGAACAAAAACTGAATACTATTACTTATCGTCGCCGTATTGCTTATATGATTTATGAAGGCTTAGTCGCTTATCGCAACGGTAATTTAAAAACGATCGTAGTTCTACCTAGTGACGAGCAAGACAGCAAATCTACAAAATTAAACAATCAAAACAATGAAAACAATGAAAAATCTGACCGCACTTCTGATGTGAAAGACAGCGGTATTCGCCATAAAGTGAAATCAGGCGAAAGCATTGGTAGCCTGGCGAACAAATATGATGTCAAAGTCAGTGAAATCATTGAGTTAAATAAACTGAAACGCAAAGAACTTTGGCTAAATGAAACCATTAAGATTCCAGATAATGGCAAAGGCAAAAAAGCGGAAGAACCAACTAAAAAAGAAGAGAAAAACGCTGAAAAATCTGACCGCACTTCAAGTGTTAAAGACAGTGGCGTCCGTCATAAAGTGAAACCTGGTGAAAGCATTGGTAGCCTGGCAAACAAATATGATGTAAAAGTCAGTGAAATTATTGAATTAAATAAACTAAAACGTAAAGAACTTTGGCTGAATGAAACTATTAAAATCCCAGATAACGGCAAAGGCAAAAAGATAGAAGAAAAACCTAAATCGAATGATAAAGCCAAAGCTGATAACAAAGGGAAAAACAGCAAGATTGTTGAAGCTGAAAAAGCCGTTTCTAAAAAAGATAAAAAACAAGAAAAAACCGAGAGTAAAAAAGAGCCTGAGAAAAAAGGCAACGATAAAAAAGACGCTTCTTCAAAAGGAAATGAGAAGAAAGATAATGGCAAGAAAGAAATCCCGCTTTACCATACGGTGAAAGCCGATCAAACTCTCTATGGCATCTCTCGTGAATACAATGTACCGGTTAATCGTCTTTTAAAACTGAACCCAATATTGAAAAACGGCAAAATCGTGACTGGGCAAAAAATCAAACTTAAAGAAAAATAA